In Brassica rapa cultivar Chiifu-401-42 chromosome A06, CAAS_Brap_v3.01, whole genome shotgun sequence, a single window of DNA contains:
- the LOC103875011 gene encoding flowering-promoting factor 1-like protein 3 translates to MSGVWVFKNGVIRLVENPGADETNTVKAKRKVLVYTPSNEIITSYSHLQRHLYALGWERYYGDPNLLQFHKASTVHLISLPTDFSRFKTMHMYDIVVKNRNMFQVRDM, encoded by the coding sequence ATGTCGGGAGTGTGGGTGTTCAAGAATGGCGTCATTCGGCTAGTGGAGAATCCCGGAGCTGATGAGACGAACACTGTGAAGGCAAAGCGAAAGGTTCTGGTATACACTCCAAGCAACGAGATCATAACCTCTTACTCACATCTCCAGCGACATCTATACGCACTTGGCTGGGAACGTTACTACGGGGATCCTAATCTCCTTCAGTTCCACAAAGCATCCACCGTTCATCTCATCTCACTCCCTACTGATTTCTCCAGGTTTAAGACGATGCACATGTACGATATCGTCGTCAAGAACCGCAACATGTTCCAAGTAAGGGATATGTAG